Proteins from a genomic interval of Gossypium hirsutum isolate 1008001.06 chromosome A09, Gossypium_hirsutum_v2.1, whole genome shotgun sequence:
- the LOC107889351 gene encoding serine carboxypeptidase-like 45 encodes MKSGKWVGFVTLLLHVCFSGADKIVALPGQPKVSFQHFSGYVTVHDEKPHRQRALFYYFVEAETMPASKPLVLWLNGGPGCSSVGAGAFIEHGPFKPNGKTLTKNANSWNKEANMLYLESPAGVGFSYSANNSFYTDLNDEVVARDNFVFLERWLLIFPQYKNRDFYITGESYAGHYVPQLTLHIIHSNLKLNLKGIAIGNPLLEFVTDMNSADQYYWSHGLISDSAYELLLSFCNSSRLMREALTQSFSSDCLSVYGEVAKELGKSVDKYDVIADVCLSSGQSSMAIFSHPMFLGPQFSSSLHSQVDGFSQQQVKVEADPCIEDKTTKYLNRKDVQKALHAKLVGITSWNLCNKIVQYMDDLETPTIYTVGKIVKSGIPVMVYSGDQDSVIPFTGTRNLVYKLAKALGLKTTVPYRPWFEGKQVGGWTQVYGDILSFATIRGASHTAPASQPKRSMALFKAALSGKPLPEA; translated from the exons ATGAAATCTGGGAAATGGGTAGGCTTTGTTACTCTTCTTCTGCATGTTTGTTTCTCCGGAGCTGATAAAATAGTAGCTTTGCCTGGCCAACCCAAAGTCAGTTTCCAACACTTCTCTGGCTACGTCACTGTCCATGATGAAAAGCCGCACAGGCAGAGAGCTCTGTTTTACTACTTTGTTGAAGCAGAAACCATGCCTGCTTCTAAACCACTTGTCCTTTGGCTAAACGGAG GCCCTGGTTGTTCATCTGTTGGAGCAGGAGCTTTTATTGAACATGGACCCTTTAAGCCAAATGGAAAGACTTTAACCAAAAACGCCAACAGTTGGAATAAAG AAGCTAATATGCTGTACCTCGAGTCACCGGCAGGAGTTGGCTTTTCTTATTCGGCTAATAACTCATTTTACACCGATTTAAACGATGAAGtagtag CAAGAGACAATTTTGTTTTCCTGGAGAGGTGGTTACTGATTTTCCCTCAATACAAGAATAGAGATTTCTACATCACAGGGGAAAGTTATGCAG GGCACTATGTTCCACAACTTACACTGCACATCATTCACTCCAATCTGAAGCTGAATCTGAAAGGGATAGCT ATAGGGAATCCCCTTCTAGAATTCGTTACAGATATGAACTCTGCAGATCAATATTATTGGTCTCATGGCCTAATATCAGATTCAGCTTATGAGCTACTCCTTTCGTTTTGCAACTCTTCTCGACTCATGAGGGAGGCTTTGACACAGTCGTTTTCATCTGATTGTCTATCTGTTTACGGTGAAGTTGCAAAGGAACTTGGTAAATCTGTTGACAAATACGATGTGATCGCCGATGTTTGTCTATCATCTGGTCAGTCATCAATGGCAATATTCAGTCATCCCATGTTTTTAGGACCTCAGTTTTCATCATCTCTTCATTCTCAAGTGGATGGGTTCAGTCAACAG CAAGTTAAAGTGGAAGCAGACCCTTGTATCGAAGACAAAACAACCAAATACTTGAACAGGAAAGATGTGCAGAAAGCTTTACATGCAAAACTTGTTGGAATCACCAGCTGGAACTTATGTAACAA GATTGTGCAATACATGGACGACCTAGAGACACCAACAATTTATACTGTTGGTAAAATAGTGAAGTCCGGTATTCCCGTCATGGTTTACAG TGGAGATCAGGATTCTGTTATCCCATTTACTGGTACCAGAAACTTAGTGTATAAACTAGCCAAAGCATTGGGACTTAAAACAACGGTGCCTTACCGACCTTGGTTTGAAGGGAAACAA GTTGGTGGGTGGACACAAGTTTATGGTGATATCTTGTCCTTTGCCACCATCAGAGGAGCTTCACACACCGCTCCAGCTTCACAGCCAAAGCGATCAATGGCACTGTTTAAGGCAGCTCTTAGCGGGAAACCACTGCCAGAAGCTTGA